In the Helianthus annuus cultivar XRQ/B chromosome 11, HanXRQr2.0-SUNRISE, whole genome shotgun sequence genome, one interval contains:
- the LOC110888561 gene encoding uncharacterized protein LOC110888561 encodes MADELPLWFPPMSSDDSSDSSILFFQNLIEEAELQDTGTSNRRRYIERQREEGHETLMADYFVEDPKYNEDIFRHRFRMSKRLFLKIVSDVEENDPWFVEAPDAREYRGQYMRGDHRYPTIMLEAVASQDLWFWHAFAGPPGSQNDINVLQQSPLFLTERNGTAPKCPFYVNNHLYKRGYLLVDGIYPSWSVFVKSIPYPHEVNEKKFKRQHEAARKDVERAFGVLKGKWGVLSRPMRARSVKKIRNVVYTCIILHNMIRCFSGSSGRAGSRRYGAGRVVE; translated from the exons ATGGCGGATGAACTCCCGTTATGGTTCCCACCCATGAGTAGCGACGATTCATCCGATAGTAGCattcttttttttcaaaatctcatcgaaGAAGCCGAACTTCAAGATACCGGTACATCTAACCGAAGGAGATATATTGAACGTCAACGTGAGGAGGggcatgagacactcatggcgGATTATTTTGTCGAAGACCCGAAGTACAACGAAGATATCTTTCGGCATAGGTTCCGTATGTCGAAacgtttgtttctaaaaattgtGTCCGATGTGGAAGAGAACGACCCGTGGTTTGTAGAGGCCCCCGATGCGCGAG AGTATCGAGGCCAATATATGCGAGGAGATCATAGATACCCGACTATTATGCTCGAAGCGGTTGCTTCTCAAGACTTATGGTTTTGGCATGCTTTTGCCGGTCCACCAGGTTCTCAAAACGATATCAATGTTCtacaacaatctccgttatttttAACAGAACGAAATGGAACCGCGCCAAAATGTCCATTTTACGTTAACAACCATTTATACAAACGTGGTTATTTGCTCGTGGATGGAATCTACCCTtcgtggtccgtgtttgtgaagtcgatCCCTTACCCTCACGAAGTAAACGAAAAGAAATTCAAGAGGCAACATGAGGCGGCAAGAAAAGACGtcgaacgggcttttggtgttttgaagGGGAAATGGGGTGTATTGAGTCGACCGATGCGAGCAAGATCGGTTAAAAAAATTAGGAATGTCGTGTACACGTgtattattttacacaacatgataCGGTGTTTTTCGGGATCCTCCGGTCGAGCCGgctctagacgatacggtgctGGGCGAGTTGTTGAATGA